In Paracoccus methylovorus, a genomic segment contains:
- the dksA gene encoding RNA polymerase-binding protein DksA, with translation MKAQTFLPEDYRPAEDEPFMNERQLEYFRRKLIAWKQELLDQSAETLEGLQDSGRNVPDLADRASEETDRSLELRTRDRQRKLVTKIDAALRRIETGEYGYCEMTGEPISLKRLDARPIATMTLEAQERHERRERVHRDD, from the coding sequence ATGAAAGCCCAGACCTTTCTGCCAGAAGATTATCGCCCCGCCGAAGACGAACCTTTCATGAACGAGCGGCAGCTCGAATATTTCCGCCGTAAACTGATCGCTTGGAAGCAGGAACTTCTGGACCAGTCGGCCGAAACGCTTGAAGGATTGCAGGACAGCGGCCGCAATGTGCCCGATCTCGCCGACCGTGCCTCGGAAGAAACCGACCGCTCGCTGGAACTGCGCACCCGCGACCGTCAGCGCAAGCTGGTGACCAAGATCGACGCGGCATTGCGGCGCATCGAAACCGGCGAATACGGCTACTGCGAAATGACCGGAGAGCCGATCAGCCTTAAACGGCTGGACGCGCGCCCGATCGCCACCATGACGCTGGAAGCGCAGGAACGCCATGAACGGCGTGAACGCGTGCATCGCGACGACTGA
- a CDS encoding AAA family ATPase, with product MQFSSTETYVAPPDLAMAVNAAITLERPLLVKGEPGTGKTELARQIAASLNLPIVEWNVKSTTRAQQGLYEYDAVSRLRDSQLGDARVHDIANYIRKGKLWQAFEADSKIVLLIDEIDKADIEFPNDLLQELDRMEFHVYETGETVQARHRPVVIITSNNEKELPDAFLRRCFFHYIRFPDAETLKRIVDVHYPGLKGRILDEALTQFLELREVQGLKKKPSTSELLDWLKLILAEDLSPEDLKRPAGEMLPKLHGALLKNEQDVALFERLAFMARRQR from the coding sequence ATGCAGTTTTCCTCGACCGAGACCTATGTGGCGCCACCCGATCTGGCCATGGCGGTGAATGCGGCGATCACGCTGGAACGCCCCCTTTTGGTCAAGGGAGAGCCGGGAACCGGCAAAACCGAGCTTGCGCGGCAGATTGCCGCCAGCCTGAACCTGCCCATCGTCGAATGGAACGTCAAATCCACCACCCGGGCGCAACAGGGGCTTTACGAATACGATGCCGTGTCCCGATTGCGCGACAGCCAACTGGGCGATGCGCGGGTTCACGATATCGCGAACTACATCCGCAAGGGCAAGCTGTGGCAGGCGTTCGAGGCCGACAGCAAGATCGTCCTGCTGATCGATGAGATCGACAAAGCCGACATCGAGTTCCCCAACGACCTGCTGCAGGAACTCGACCGGATGGAATTCCACGTCTATGAAACCGGCGAGACGGTGCAGGCGCGTCATCGGCCGGTGGTCATCATCACCTCGAACAATGAAAAGGAACTGCCGGACGCCTTTTTGCGCCGCTGCTTTTTCCACTACATCCGTTTTCCCGATGCCGAGACGCTGAAGCGCATCGTCGACGTGCATTATCCCGGCCTGAAGGGCCGTATCCTTGACGAGGCTCTGACCCAGTTCCTTGAACTGCGCGAGGTTCAGGGGCTGAAGAAAAAGCCATCGACCAGTGAACTTCTGGACTGGCTCAAGCTGATCCTGGCCGAGGATCTGTCGCCCGAGGATCTGAAACGCCCGGCGGGCGAGATGCTGCCGAAACTGCATGGCGCGCTGCTGAAGAACGAACAGGACGTGGCGCTGTTCGAGCGGCTGGCCTTTATGGCGCGGCGGCAGCGATGA
- a CDS encoding GNAT family N-acetyltransferase, whose amino-acid sequence MIRALGPDDRKDWQRLYQGYQAFYGFEDRPESFYDRAFARLMAQDPRDFHGLVAEADGRLLGLTHYVFHPNLWRDEGVCYLQDLFTAPEARGRGIARALIEGVYAEADRAGIPAVYWLTAEDNYPGRMLYDRVGQKSPFIRYNRKL is encoded by the coding sequence ATGATCCGCGCGCTTGGGCCCGACGACCGCAAGGACTGGCAACGGCTCTATCAGGGCTATCAGGCGTTCTATGGTTTCGAGGACCGGCCGGAGTCCTTTTACGACCGGGCCTTTGCACGCTTGATGGCGCAAGATCCGCGTGACTTTCACGGGCTGGTGGCCGAGGCGGATGGCAGGCTGCTGGGCCTGACGCATTATGTCTTTCACCCCAACCTGTGGCGCGACGAGGGCGTCTGCTATTTGCAGGATCTGTTCACCGCCCCCGAGGCCCGCGGCCGTGGCATCGCCCGCGCCCTGATCGAGGGTGTCTATGCCGAGGCCGACCGTGCCGGCATTCCCGCCGTCTATTGGCTGACGGCCGAAGACAACTATCCCGGCCGCATGCTCTATGACCGGGTGGGGCAGAAATCGCCCTTCATTCGCTATAACCGAAAGCTGTAA
- a CDS encoding lytic transglycosylase domain-containing protein, translating into MKSMIGLLVLGGMLTVGACGDNRVDPDRRYLVEPRASAAQIANLHPNETPELRRLINKYAAEYEVPVDLVHRVVIRESRHRPGARNGPYYGLMQILPATARGMGYSGSPAGLLDAETNLKYGVKYLRGAYMVADGNKDAAVQWYARGYYYEAKRKGLLQATGLR; encoded by the coding sequence ATGAAATCCATGATCGGACTGTTGGTACTGGGCGGCATGCTGACCGTCGGTGCCTGCGGCGACAACCGGGTCGATCCCGACCGCCGCTATCTGGTAGAGCCGCGCGCCTCGGCCGCGCAGATCGCCAACCTGCACCCGAACGAGACGCCCGAGCTGCGCCGGCTGATCAACAAATACGCCGCGGAATACGAGGTGCCGGTCGATCTGGTGCATCGTGTCGTCATCCGCGAATCGCGCCATCGTCCCGGCGCCCGCAACGGCCCTTATTATGGGCTGATGCAGATCCTGCCCGCCACGGCACGCGGCATGGGCTACAGCGGCTCGCCCGCCGGGTTGCTGGATGCCGAGACGAACCTGAAATACGGCGTCAAATATCTGCGCGGCGCCTATATGGTCGCCGACGGCAACAAGGATGCTGCGGTGCAATGGTATGCCCGTGGCTATTATTACGAAGCCAAGCGCAAGGGCCTGCTGCAAGCGACCGGCCTGCGCTAA
- the lpdA gene encoding dihydrolipoyl dehydrogenase: MPTYDLIVIGAGPGGYVCAIRAAQLGLKVACVEGRETLGGTCLNVGCIPSKALLHASHMLHETHENFEKMGLMGAKPKVDWAKMQGYKAETVGGNTKGIEFLFKKNKIDWLKGWASIEAPGKVKVGDQIHETKNIVIASGSEPASLKGVEVDNDAGIVVDSTGALSLPKIPKSMVVIGAGVIGLELGSAYARLGAEVTVVEFLDAITPGMDGEVQKQFQKILAKQGLKFVLGAAVSEVEVEKDKAEVKYKLRKDDSEHEIKAECVLVATGRRPYVAGLGLDKIGVALTDRGFIQIDDHWQTSAPGIYAIGDAVPGPMLAHKAEDEGMAVAEVIAGKHGHVNYDVIPGVIYTTPEVASVGLTEEAAKAGDRKVKVGKFPFMGNARAKALFQAEGFVKLIADAETDRVLGCHIIGPNAGEMIHEICVAMEFGASAQDIALTCHAHPTCSEAVREAALACGDGAIHA, translated from the coding sequence ATGCCCACCTATGATCTGATCGTGATCGGCGCCGGTCCCGGCGGCTATGTCTGCGCGATCCGCGCCGCCCAGCTGGGCCTGAAGGTCGCCTGCGTCGAAGGGCGCGAGACGCTGGGCGGGACCTGCCTGAACGTCGGCTGCATCCCCTCCAAGGCGCTGCTGCATGCCAGCCACATGCTGCATGAAACCCACGAGAATTTCGAAAAGATGGGCCTGATGGGCGCCAAGCCCAAGGTCGATTGGGCCAAGATGCAGGGCTACAAGGCCGAAACGGTGGGCGGCAACACCAAGGGCATCGAGTTCCTGTTCAAGAAGAACAAGATCGACTGGCTGAAAGGCTGGGCCAGCATCGAGGCACCGGGCAAGGTCAAGGTCGGCGACCAGATCCATGAAACGAAGAACATCGTTATCGCCTCGGGTTCGGAACCGGCCAGCCTGAAAGGGGTCGAGGTGGACAATGACGCCGGCATCGTCGTCGATTCCACCGGCGCGCTGTCCCTGCCCAAGATCCCCAAGTCGATGGTGGTGATCGGCGCCGGCGTGATCGGGCTGGAGCTGGGCTCGGCTTATGCCCGTCTGGGCGCCGAGGTGACCGTGGTGGAATTCCTCGACGCCATTACCCCCGGCATGGACGGCGAGGTGCAAAAGCAGTTCCAGAAGATCCTGGCGAAACAGGGGTTGAAATTCGTCCTGGGCGCCGCCGTCTCTGAAGTCGAGGTCGAAAAGGACAAGGCCGAAGTCAAATACAAGCTGCGCAAGGACGACAGCGAACATGAGATCAAGGCCGAATGTGTGCTGGTCGCCACCGGCCGCCGTCCCTATGTCGCGGGGCTTGGCCTTGACAAGATCGGCGTCGCCCTGACCGACCGTGGCTTTATCCAGATCGACGATCATTGGCAGACCAGCGCACCGGGCATCTATGCCATCGGCGACGCAGTGCCGGGCCCCATGCTGGCGCATAAGGCCGAGGATGAGGGCATGGCGGTTGCCGAGGTCATCGCCGGCAAGCATGGCCACGTCAATTACGACGTCATCCCCGGCGTGATCTATACCACGCCCGAGGTCGCCTCGGTCGGTCTGACGGAAGAGGCCGCAAAGGCCGGCGACCGCAAGGTCAAGGTCGGCAAATTCCCCTTTATGGGCAATGCACGGGCCAAGGCGCTGTTCCAGGCCGAGGGCTTCGTCAAGTTGATCGCGGATGCCGAAACCGACCGGGTGCTGGGCTGTCACATCATCGGTCCCAACGCCGGCGAGATGATTCACGAGATCTGCGTGGCGATGGAATTCGGCGCCTCGGCCCAAGACATCGCCCTGACCTGCCACGCCCATCCGACCTGCTCGGAAGCGGTGCGCGAGGCGGCATTGGCCTGCGGCGACGGCGCGATTCACGCCTGA
- a CDS encoding MAPEG family protein, translating into MAAETTALALAALLQAAQIGLAAASMNRDVGAKWNASPRDTQPEFSALTGRLRRAVNNHFEALILFTIAVLLVVLGDAGSPLTVFCAWLYLLARLLYIPAYAFGWSPWRSAIWAVGFIATMVMILTTLFT; encoded by the coding sequence ATGGCCGCCGAAACCACCGCCCTTGCCCTTGCGGCGCTGCTTCAGGCCGCGCAGATCGGCCTGGCCGCCGCATCGATGAACCGCGATGTGGGCGCCAAATGGAACGCCAGCCCGCGCGATACGCAACCAGAGTTCTCGGCCCTGACCGGCCGGTTGCGCCGCGCGGTGAACAATCATTTCGAGGCGCTGATCCTGTTCACCATCGCCGTGCTTTTGGTGGTGTTGGGCGATGCGGGCTCGCCCCTGACCGTATTTTGCGCCTGGCTCTATCTGCTGGCGCGGCTGCTTTACATCCCCGCCTATGCCTTTGGCTGGTCGCCTTGGCGCTCGGCCATCTGGGCGGTGGGTTTCATCGCCACGATGGTGATGATCCTGACCACATTGTTTACCTGA
- the odhB gene encoding 2-oxoglutarate dehydrogenase complex dihydrolipoyllysine-residue succinyltransferase → MAVELRVPALGESVSEATVATWFKKPGDRVAVDEMLCELETDKVTVEVPSPVAGKLAEIVAPEGAVVAPNALLAQIMEQGDAGPEEMLPKADAGTKAQEGQRKMSGKSVDVMVPTLGESVTEATVATWFKKVGDAVAQDEMLCELETDKVSVEVPSPAAGVLAEILAPEGATVEASARLAIITEGAAGAASPAAAQPEAAAAAVQSPGAGPETPQERKDVEDAPSAKKAMAEAGIARDAVTGTGRDGRVMKEDVARAASAPAAASSAPAPAQAPRAPSSAEDAAREERVKMTRLRATIARRLKDAQNTAAMLTTYNEVDMKAIMELRNAYKDQFEKKHKVKLGFMSFFVKACCHALKEVPEVNAEIDGSDVVYKNFVHMGVAVGTPNGLVVPVVRDAEQKSFARIEKEIAELGLRARDGKLTMAEMQGGTFTISNGGVYGSLMSSPILNPPQSGILGMHKIQERPVVVDGQIVIRPMMYLALSYDHRIVDGKGAVTFLVRVKEALEDPRRLLMDL, encoded by the coding sequence ATGGCAGTGGAACTACGCGTCCCCGCCCTAGGGGAATCGGTATCCGAAGCGACGGTGGCCACCTGGTTCAAGAAACCGGGCGACCGCGTCGCCGTGGATGAAATGCTGTGCGAGTTGGAAACCGACAAGGTGACGGTCGAGGTGCCCTCGCCCGTCGCCGGCAAGCTGGCCGAGATCGTCGCCCCCGAGGGTGCGGTGGTCGCGCCCAATGCGCTGCTCGCACAAATCATGGAACAGGGCGATGCTGGCCCGGAAGAAATGTTGCCCAAGGCTGATGCGGGCACGAAGGCTCAGGAAGGACAGAGAAAGATGAGCGGAAAATCCGTCGACGTGATGGTGCCCACCCTGGGCGAAAGCGTTACCGAAGCCACGGTGGCGACCTGGTTCAAGAAGGTGGGCGACGCGGTCGCACAGGACGAGATGCTGTGCGAGCTGGAAACCGACAAGGTTTCGGTCGAGGTGCCCAGCCCCGCCGCGGGCGTGCTGGCCGAGATCCTCGCCCCCGAAGGCGCAACGGTAGAAGCCAGCGCCCGGTTGGCCATCATCACCGAGGGCGCGGCCGGTGCCGCCAGCCCCGCCGCCGCCCAACCCGAAGCTGCTGCGGCAGCCGTGCAATCGCCCGGTGCCGGCCCCGAGACGCCGCAAGAGCGCAAGGATGTCGAAGACGCGCCCTCAGCCAAGAAGGCCATGGCCGAGGCCGGCATCGCGCGTGATGCCGTCACCGGCACCGGCCGCGACGGCCGCGTGATGAAAGAAGACGTGGCCCGCGCCGCTTCGGCACCTGCAGCCGCCTCGTCCGCCCCGGCACCGGCACAGGCGCCGCGCGCACCCAGCTCGGCCGAAGATGCGGCCCGCGAAGAGCGCGTCAAGATGACCCGCCTGCGCGCCACCATCGCCCGCCGGCTCAAGGATGCGCAGAACACCGCCGCCATGCTGACCACCTATAACGAGGTGGACATGAAGGCGATCATGGAACTGCGCAACGCCTACAAGGATCAGTTCGAGAAGAAGCACAAGGTGAAGCTGGGCTTCATGTCCTTCTTCGTGAAAGCCTGCTGCCACGCGCTGAAGGAAGTGCCCGAGGTCAACGCCGAAATCGACGGCAGCGACGTCGTTTACAAGAACTTCGTTCATATGGGCGTTGCGGTCGGCACGCCGAACGGTCTGGTGGTTCCGGTCGTGCGCGATGCCGAGCAGAAAAGCTTTGCCCGGATCGAAAAGGAAATCGCCGAGCTTGGCCTGCGCGCCCGCGACGGCAAGCTGACCATGGCTGAAATGCAGGGCGGCACCTTCACCATCTCGAACGGCGGCGTCTACGGCTCGCTGATGTCCTCGCCGATCCTGAACCCGCCGCAGTCGGGCATCCTTGGCATGCACAAGATCCAGGAACGCCCGGTCGTCGTGGACGGCCAGATCGTGATCCGCCCGATGATGTATCTGGCGCTGAGCTATGACCACCGCATCGTGGACGGCAAGGGCGCCGTGACCTTCCTCGTCCGCGTCAAGGAAGCGCTCGAGGATCCTCGTCGCCTGCTGATGGATCTGTAA
- a CDS encoding 2-oxoglutarate dehydrogenase E1 component, with product MNDQSPNSAFHDSSFLQGHNAAYVEQLYGQWAQNPAAVDQAWDAFFRSLGDDETTVTREAKGASWHRADWPPMPADDNTAALTGEWPILPKTEAKAALDKIAAKAGEKGVSLTDDQLKRAVLDSVRAIMLIRAFRIRGHLHADLDPLDMREIPDHGELDPKTYGFTDADLDRPIFIDNVLGLQIATIRQIVDLMKRTYCGTFALQFMHISNPEEAAWLKERIEGYGKEIAFTREGRRAILNKLVEAEGFEKFLHVKYMGTKRFGLDGGEALIPAMEQIIKRGGALGVKDVVIGMPHRGRLSVLANVMGKPYRAIFHEFQGGSYKPDDVDGSGDVKYHLGASSDRTFDDNTVHLSLTANPSHLEAVNPVVLGKVRAKQDQMSDQTHRTAVLPILLHGDAAFAGQGIVAECFQLSGIKGHRTGGCIHIVVNNQIGFTTAPHFSRTSPYPTDIALMVEAPIFHVNGDDPEAVVHAARVAIEFRQKFHKDVVLDIFCYRRFGHNEGDEPMFTNPVMYKSIKGHKTTLQLYTERLVAEGLVPEGVIDEMKTAFQAHLNEEFEVGKNFKPNKADWLDGKWSGIEAEHAEENLGQTGISAETMAEIGGALTRVPDGFDLHKTVGRLLEAKKQMFETGKGFDWATGEALAFGSLLLDGNPVRLAGQDSTRGTFSQRHSSFIDQKTEERHYPLNHIRGGQARYEVIDSMLSEYAVLGFEYGYSLAEPNTLTLWEAQFGDFANGAQIMFDQFITSGEKKWLRMSGLVMLMPHGYEGQGPEHSSARLERWLQMCAEDNWIVANCTTPANYFHILRRQLKRPFRKPLVLMTPKSLLRHPLAMSTADEFLAGSTFNRVLQDDADRGKSEFKLVADDKIRRVVICSGKVYYDLAQARDAAGADDVYILRLEQFYPFPAQTMSKELERFKDAEIVWCQEEPKNQGGWTFVEPNIEWVLSRIGAKHDRARYVGRHAAASPATGLASRHKAEQEALVHEAITVGA from the coding sequence CAAGGGCGCAAGCTGGCACCGTGCCGACTGGCCGCCGATGCCTGCCGACGACAACACGGCGGCGCTGACCGGCGAATGGCCGATCCTGCCCAAGACCGAGGCCAAGGCGGCACTGGACAAGATCGCCGCCAAGGCCGGCGAAAAAGGCGTCAGCCTGACGGACGATCAGCTCAAGCGGGCCGTGCTGGACAGCGTTCGCGCGATCATGCTGATCCGCGCCTTCCGCATCCGGGGCCATCTGCACGCCGATCTGGACCCGCTGGATATGCGCGAGATCCCCGACCACGGCGAGCTGGACCCCAAGACCTACGGCTTCACCGATGCCGATCTGGATCGCCCGATCTTCATCGACAATGTGCTTGGCCTGCAAATCGCCACGATCCGGCAGATCGTGGACCTGATGAAGCGCACCTATTGCGGCACCTTCGCGCTGCAATTCATGCATATTTCGAACCCCGAGGAAGCCGCCTGGCTGAAGGAACGGATCGAGGGCTATGGCAAGGAAATCGCCTTTACCCGTGAAGGGCGGCGCGCCATCCTCAACAAGCTGGTCGAGGCCGAGGGTTTCGAAAAGTTCCTGCATGTCAAATACATGGGCACCAAGCGCTTCGGCCTTGACGGCGGCGAGGCGCTGATCCCGGCCATGGAACAGATCATCAAGCGCGGCGGCGCGCTTGGCGTGAAGGACGTGGTAATCGGCATGCCGCACCGCGGCCGCCTGTCGGTGCTGGCCAATGTGATGGGCAAACCCTATCGCGCCATCTTCCACGAATTTCAGGGTGGCAGCTACAAGCCCGACGACGTGGACGGCTCGGGCGACGTGAAATATCACCTCGGCGCCTCGTCCGACCGCACCTTTGACGATAATACCGTACACCTGTCGCTGACCGCCAACCCCTCGCATTTGGAAGCGGTGAACCCGGTGGTGCTGGGCAAGGTTCGCGCCAAGCAGGACCAGATGTCCGATCAGACCCATCGCACCGCGGTGCTGCCGATCCTGCTGCACGGCGATGCGGCCTTTGCCGGTCAGGGTATCGTCGCGGAATGCTTCCAGCTTTCCGGCATCAAGGGCCATCGTACCGGCGGTTGCATCCATATCGTCGTGAACAACCAGATCGGCTTTACCACCGCGCCGCATTTCAGCCGCACCTCGCCTTATCCGACCGATATCGCGTTGATGGTCGAAGCGCCGATCTTCCACGTCAACGGCGACGACCCCGAGGCCGTGGTCCATGCCGCGCGGGTCGCGATCGAGTTCCGGCAGAAATTCCACAAGGACGTGGTGCTCGACATCTTCTGCTATCGCCGCTTTGGTCACAACGAAGGCGATGAGCCGATGTTCACCAACCCGGTGATGTACAAGTCGATCAAGGGCCACAAGACCACCCTGCAGCTTTATACCGAGCGTCTGGTCGCCGAAGGTCTGGTCCCCGAGGGCGTGATCGACGAGATGAAGACCGCCTTCCAGGCCCACCTCAACGAAGAGTTCGAGGTCGGCAAGAACTTCAAGCCGAACAAGGCCGACTGGCTGGACGGAAAATGGTCTGGCATCGAGGCCGAGCATGCCGAAGAAAACCTGGGCCAGACCGGCATTTCCGCCGAGACCATGGCCGAGATCGGCGGCGCGCTGACCCGCGTGCCGGACGGGTTCGACCTGCACAAGACCGTGGGCCGCCTGCTGGAAGCCAAGAAGCAAATGTTCGAGACCGGCAAGGGCTTCGATTGGGCCACCGGTGAGGCGCTGGCCTTTGGTTCGTTGCTGCTGGATGGCAATCCGGTGCGGCTTGCCGGTCAGGATTCGACGCGCGGCACCTTCTCGCAGCGGCACTCGTCCTTTATCGACCAGAAGACCGAGGAACGCCATTACCCGCTGAACCACATTCGCGGCGGTCAGGCACGCTACGAAGTCATCGACTCCATGCTGTCCGAATATGCGGTGTTGGGATTTGAATACGGCTATTCGCTGGCCGAGCCGAACACCCTGACCCTGTGGGAGGCGCAGTTCGGCGACTTCGCCAACGGCGCCCAGATCATGTTCGACCAATTCATCACCTCGGGTGAAAAGAAATGGCTGCGCATGTCGGGTCTCGTCATGCTGATGCCGCATGGCTACGAGGGTCAGGGCCCCGAGCACAGCTCGGCCCGGCTGGAACGCTGGCTGCAAATGTGCGCCGAGGACAACTGGATCGTGGCGAACTGCACCACCCCGGCAAACTACTTCCACATCCTGCGTCGCCAGTTGAAGCGCCCTTTCCGCAAACCGCTGGTGCTGATGACGCCGAAATCGCTGCTGCGTCACCCGCTTGCAATGTCCACGGCGGATGAGTTCCTGGCCGGTTCGACCTTCAATCGCGTGCTTCAGGACGACGCCGATCGCGGCAAGTCCGAATTCAAGCTGGTCGCCGACGACAAGATCCGTCGCGTGGTGATCTGCTCGGGCAAGGTCTATTACGATCTCGCGCAGGCCCGCGACGCGGCGGGGGCGGACGATGTCTATATCCTGCGGCTGGAGCAGTTCTATCCCTTCCCGGCCCAGACCATGTCCAAAGAGCTGGAACGCTTCAAGGACGCCGAAATCGTCTGGTGTCAGGAAGAGCCCAAGAACCAGGGCGGCTGGACCTTTGTCGAGCCCAATATCGAATGGGTCCTGTCGCGCATCGGCGCCAAGCATGATCGGGCGCGCTATGTCGGCCGCCATGCTGCGGCTTCGCCGGCCACCGGCCTTGCCTCGCGCCACAAGGCCGAGCAAGAGGCGCTGGTCCACGAAGCCATCACTGTCGGGGCCTGA